From Anopheles funestus chromosome 3RL, idAnoFuneDA-416_04, whole genome shotgun sequence, a single genomic window includes:
- the LOC125769570 gene encoding pickpocket protein 28-like — MDLSTLWVRIERKWKSMLVCDICFAKKHFNIILLSPRIWWVAMCILSIYGCGSLIQTVYDKWRRDPVVVTFAEKPTPIYDIPFPAVTICSITKVKSNVLNFTAVYQRVVHGGGNITEQEYDRFLAMIQVCDFSFNKYLANQSFDDNLVHMLQDIAIPFEELFLMCVWRNKYVSCRDLFEPTITERGICYTFNGLSGEDILRAEEYHQDFEHLGEKRSSENWSMEQGYRPNLGLDVYPRRVISAGSNAGLAVFLKSDIEDMDYLCGVTPGFFYISLQNSFQGFQIQIHTPHQCPQISTQNIRVPMDHALTVRIEPFLITTSENVMSYSPQKRLCYYTNERYLRFFRIYTKRNCELECLANFTLHMCGCIQYSMPRAGGVHICGIEKLECCDNAEAILQEQGLGLVDNSSRLLLRSCNCLPGCIFLEYNTEISQAHFDWRKLTNTIHLYEQELNHSQLSSMTIYYKETQFISIKRNQLFGLNDFIANCGGILGLFMGVSLLSIVEILYYFTMKPLIDHCLKRTAKENNIATVQPYIPGHVYSTTFNKFLRDMA; from the exons ATGGATTTAAGTACTTTGTGGGTGCGAATCGAACGAAAGTGGAAAAGTATGCTCGTATGTGATATTTGTTTTGCCAAAAAGCACTTTAACATTATTCTTTTGTCTCCTAGAATATGGTGGGTTGCGATGTGCATCCTCTCGATATACGGGTGTGGTAGTCTCATACAAACCGTGTACGATAAATGGAGACGTGATCCGGTGGTGGTTACCTTCGCGGAGAAACCAACCCCTATCTACGATATTCCTTTCCCGGCCGTTACCATCTGTTCGATCACGAAAGTGAAATCCAATGTGCTCAACTTTACCGCCGTTTATCAGCGTGTTGTACATGGTGGAGGAAACATTACAGAGCAGGA GTACGATCGGTTTCTAGCCATGATACAAGTGTGTGACTTCTCGTTCAACAAATATCTAGCCAACCAAAGCTTCGACGATAACCTTGTGCACATGCTGCAGGATATAGCCATCCCGTTTGAGGAGCTGTTCTTGATGTGCGTGTGGAGAAACAAGTATGTCAGCTGTAGAGATCTTTTCGAACCAACAATAACAGAGCGTGGTATATGCTACACCTTCAACGGACTTTCTGGAGAGGACATTTTACGTGCGGAAGAATATCACCAAGATTTTGAACATTTGGGCGAAAAACGATCGTCCGAGAACTGGTCAATGGAGCAAGGATACCGACCAAATCTAGGGTTAGATGTATACCCGAGAAGAGTGATTAGTGCGGGATCCAATGCGGGTCTAGCTGTGTTCTTGAAATCAGACATTGAAGATATGGATTATCTTTGTGGGGTA ACcccaggttttttttacatctcaTTGCAGAATTCGTTTCAGGGCTTTCAGATACAAATACACACTCCCCACCAATGTCCTCAGATTTCGACCCAAAACATACGCGTTCCGATGGACCATGCGCTTACCGTTCGCATCGAACCATTTCTGATAACCACCTCGGAAAACGTGATGTCCTACAGCCCTCAGAAACGGCTCTGCTACTACACAAACGAACGGTATCTGCGCTTCTTTCGGATCTACACCAAGCGCAACTGTGAGTTGGAGTGTTTGGCTAACTTTACGCTACATATGTGTGGTTGCATCCAGTACTCGATGCCACGGGCGGGTGGCGTACACATATGCGGCATAGAGAAGCTGGAGTGTTGTGACAATGCTGAAGCAATTCTACAGGAGCAAGGGCTAGGTTTGGTGGACAATTCGTCTCGTTTACTGCTGCGATCGTGCAATTGCTTGCCGGGTTGTATATTTCTTGAGTACAATACAGAGATCTCGCAGGCACACTTCGACTGGCGAAAGCTAACTAACACGATCCATCTGTATGAGCAGGAGTTGAACCA CTCACAATTATCTTCAATGACGATCTACTACAAGGAGACACAATTTATCTCCATCAAACGCAATCAATTGTTCGGACTGAATGACTTTATAGCCAACTGTGGTGGCATCCTTGGTCTGTTCATGGGTGTCAGTCTACTCAGTATTGTAGAGATCTTGTACTACTTTACAATGAAGCCACTGATCGACCACTGTTTGAAAAGGACGGCAAAGGAGAATAACATAGCTACGGTGCAGCCGTATATACCAGGACATGTTTATAGTACAACATTCAACAAGTTCCTGCGAGATATGGCTTAG
- the LOC125769571 gene encoding pickpocket protein 28-like has protein sequence MVEMKLAKARTSIPNNLWEPELLNESYKEDGKRSLWVDYCTNSTIHGFKYLVGNRLVNCRVWWIIVCLLSLYGCGSLIHSVYRKWDREPVVVTFAEKPSPVFTIPFPAVTICPETKARKKDLDFTKAYQLYNDEELWQFMADEQIAKLEALLQVCDFSFGIEMNNDSYADNVVEYLERLAIPFEDIFLTCGWREHVVNCKDFFKQTLTEAGICYTFNSLAVDDLMRREQLHSEYEYMAENETSKQWNMDEGYSSRAGGETYPRRAFGAGRRAGMFVILKVQKYDMDYLCGVCIFN, from the exons ATGGTTGAGATGAAGTTAGCAAAGGCGCGAACATCAATCCCCAATAATCTCTGGGAACCCGAACTACTGAACGAATCGTACAAGGAGGACGGCAAGCGAAGTCTTTGGGTAGATTACTGCACCAATAGCACGATCCATGGATTTAAGTATTTGGTCGGCAATAGAC TCGTGAATTGCAGAGTCTGGTGGATAATTGTTTGTCTACTATCACTGTACGGTTGCGGTAGTTTGATACACAGTGTCTACAGGAAATGGGATCGAGAACCTGTTGTAGTGACATTTGCGGAGAAACCGTCACCGGTGTTTACCATCCCTTTCCCAGCTGTGACAATCTGTCCGGAAACGAAAGCACGCAAGAAGGATCTTGACTTTACCAAAGCCTATCAGCTGTACAATGATGAAGAGCTGTGGCAATTTATGGCGGATGAGCA AATAGCGAAGCTAGAGGCTCTTCTGCAGGTGTGTGACTTTTCGTTTGGAATAGAGATGAACAACGACTCGTATGCAGATAACGTGGTGGAATATCTGGAGAGGCTAGCCATTCCGTTTGAAGACATCTTTCTGACGTGTGGTTGGAGGGAACACGTGGTCAATTGTAAAGATTTCTTCAAGCAAACCCTTACGGAAGCCGGAATATGTTACACGTTCAATTCGCTAGCAGTGGACGATCTTATGAGACGCGAACAGCTACACTCCGAGTACGAGTACATGGCGGAAAATGAAACGTCAAAGCAGTGGAACATGGATGAGGGGTACAGCAGCAGAGCAGGAGGGGAAACGTATCCGAGACGAGCATTTGGTGCGGGAAGAAGAGCCGGAATGTTCGTCATCTTGAAAGTCCAGAAATACGATATGGATTATCTGTGCGGAGTATGTATCTTCAACTGA
- the LOC125769572 gene encoding pickpocket protein 28-like, translated as MLNQFFRIPLSQEVSVSVEPILFDTGPNVRNYKPERRLCYYNHERYLRYFKVYSKYNCDIECLSNYTLNMCGCVPFPLPRTKDVRICGLGKASCTDKALSVLEEMDLLHELNMTDNFLEHCHCLPACNALFYNTEISQAMFDWRKLAESIHIIANVTNATELSYLSIHFKVSRFIPIKRSELFGISDFLANCGGVLGLFMGVSILSIVEIVYYCTLKPIMARTRANARADTAQVITPTLIFPPKEYGPVVGTRLRKASNKW; from the exons ATGCTGAACCAATTCTTTCGGATTCCTTTGAGTCAGGAGGTGTCGGTCTCGGTCGAACCAATACTGTTTGACACTGGGCCCAATGTGCGTAATTATAAACCTGAGCGTCGTCTGTGTTACTACAACCATGAGCGTTACTTGCGTTACTTTAAAGTGTACTCCAAGTATAACTGCGACATTGAGTGTCTCTCGAACTATACCCTCAACATGTGCGGTTGTGTTCCGTTCCCATTGCCCCGTACGAAGGATGTTCGGATTTGCGGTCTGGGAAAGGCGAGCTGTACCGATAAAGCACTTTCAGTATTGGAAGAGATGGACCTGCTGCATGAGCTTAATATGACGGATAACTTCCTGGAGCATTGCCATTGTCTGCCGGCATGCAATGCACTGTTTTACAATACGGAGATATCACAGGCCATGTTCGACTGGAGAAAACTAGCTGAGAGTATTCATATTATCGCTAATGTTACCAATGC AACTGAGCTGTCCTATCTGTCGATTCACTTTAAGGTGTCCCGTTTTATACCCATTAAACGAAGTGAGCTGTTCGGAATAAGCGATTTCCTAGCCAACTGTGGTGGCGTTCTCGGACTCTTTATGGGCGTTAGCATACTTAGCATCGTTGAGATCGTGTACTATTGCACGTTGAAACCGATCATGGCACGCACTAGAGCAAATGCCCGTGCCGACACTGCCCAAGTGATCACACCGACGTTAATTTTCCCGCCGAAAGAATACGGACCAGTCGTTGGAACTCGTCTGCGGAAAGCTTCCAACAAGTGGTAA